In Cryptomeria japonica chromosome 5, Sugi_1.0, whole genome shotgun sequence, the genomic window TCCACAAGGGATTTGAAATCAAATGGGATATCAGCGATCAGTGCTCTTCTTGTGAAACATCAGGCGGGATATGTTATCATGATTATACAATTTCAGAGTGCATTTGTCCAGACGGTCCCCATAAATACAACTGCTCTGATGGTATTCTTTATATGTCAGAATTTAATAGTCATAAGTTGAAACCTAAATTGAAGTCTTATCAAATTTTATAATCACCTAAAATAAATTGAAAGCTCGTTGAAAACTTTTAAATCAGCTTGTAATCTTATTTTGCTTAGGGCTATGAAGTTGGAAGGTAAATTAGAAATTGGGAGTAAAGCATTATTTTTGTTGAGTTCTAATAAATAATTTTCGTTTCTTTTGAAGGAAAACTTCTCGACCAGAAGAAAGGGTGGATGACCTCAAAATTTAAAGCAGGTAATGTTCAAACTATGACTTTCAAAGCCACGAgcttcaaaagatgattttgacTCTTATCATGCTCTCAAGACTTCATTTTAACGCTTGTGCTTCCAATCCCCAATTTGTGAAGCTTCAAAATGGGGGTTTGGAGAGTTCTCCTTTTTAAATTCATTGTCTCATGTAAAATTTGCTTGAATGGTCGATGGACTGCTACTTTATTCACTAGATCACCGCATTACAATTCGCTATGAACTTTTTTGCAGCTATAGGCGTTCTATCTGGTATCTTCATTATATCAACCATCATCTTGATTTACCGAAGAATTAATAGAAAGAAAAGAGAGCAGCAAGAGGAGCTGGACATTGAAGGCTTTATGGATCCTCTCGACTCCAGACCACCTTCAGTTGAGAACTTTTTACATGCAGCGATTCCGACTAGATATTCTTATCATCAGATCAAAAGATATACCAACAATTTTGCAGTAAGACTTGGCCAAGGTGGTTTTGGTACAGTTTTCAAAGGTGAGCTTCCTAATGGATGTATGGTAGGAGTTAAAATTCTTGATAAATCAAAACACAGTAGAATCCAATTCATGAATGAAGTGGTTACCATTGGAAGGATCCACCACTTGCATCTGGTGCGGCTTCTGGGTTTTTGTATCGAGGGGTCTAAAAGAGCTTTGATTTATGAGTATATGGTCAATGGTTCCCTCGAAAAATATATTCATGGGGATGATCAAACTTTATTGAATTGGAAACAGTTGTACTCCATTGCAATGGGCACAGCTCGTGGGATTGCATATCTACATGATGAATGTCGAAATAGGATATTGCACTGTGACATAAAACCCCATAATCTATTGTTGGATGCCAATTTTTCTCCAAAGGTCGCAGATTTTGGTCTGGCAAAACTAACAAATAGAGAAGAAAGCCACGTTTCTCTAACAGGTGCTAGAGGAACCCCTGGCTACGCAGCTCCAGAAGTGTGGTCCAAAACCAATGGGCCAGTGACCGACAGATCAGATGTGTATAGTTATGGTATGTTGCTGATGGAGATGGTGGGAGGAAGAAAGAATCTTGACTTAAAAGCAACAAGATCTAGCAAAGTTTCTTATCCAGAGTGGGCTTTTAAACAAGTGGAAATGGGAGAATTTCAAAAGTTGAGAGGAAAAACtatagatgatgatgaagaagttaTTATAGCGAAGAAGTTGAGCATGTTAGGACTGTGGTGCATTCAGTACGACCCTTCTCAACGGCCTTCTATGAATAGAGTTGTTCAAATGTTGGAAGGAGCTGTTGATATCATCATTCCTCCTCAGCCTTTTCCTGTCGATACACCAGTCCAAATAACAGAATTTGTTGAATCATCGTCTAGCATATGATGTGTGCTCACATGTGTTGGAATAGTAATTTCTTCTATATTGTAGGAAGAACTGTCGTCTTGTAAAGTTTATATATAGTAATTCTATAAATATAATTTTCTAATTGGATTATGCATGAGTATGGATGTGGCTATTTCTTTTGATAAATCTAAGACttctgtttattgagaccattgtAATGCTTTATTTGTCCCCGAACTTTCAATCAAGTGATCTTTGATCATGTGATCAAGAAGCTTTTCAGATATCCAGTCTGAATGAATAAAGATTCATGTATGTTAACAATTTATATTATTGCCATTGAAcaatttctatatttttcttttgcTTTCTTCAACGTATTCTCATTCATGACATATCATCTATACCACATTCCATATTTTAAATACTCTACGAATGTTGATCTCAACCCTCAGCATTAGTAGCCCGTCAGCTTGTTAATTTGTGTAGGAGATATAATCTATCAGGTCAGTGCTGCCAGGAACTCTTGTTTTGTAATGGTGAAACTCTGTGTCCAGAAATATTTTATGCATGATATATAAACACAGTTGGCTTATTTCAATTGTAGAGAGCAAAAATCTTCCTTTAAATTGATTAGAAAGTCTCTTTTTAGGGAAAGCATATATGGTATGTCCTAGTGACTCCCTCTGCAAATCTGGGTATATGTACATGATTCATTTACATTGACAAACAATTGCAGATTTAAACTTATTCATGAACTCGTGATAGGGATTGTAAAATCTGGCACACTATTAGCAACCCCCATGCAAATATCTGCATATAGAGGAATTAATGGAAACGCCCCTCCCTCCCCTTacgtaggacatttttcttctaaatgAAAGCTTCCAAGCTCATCTCCAACACATGTTATTGGAGATATAGAAGGGTTGTGTGCGATGTAATCCCGGATAACCTCATTTACCTGCCTTCACTGATTGTGCTGATTGCAATTTGACCTCTTTTTGTCTAGATTTCTTTAATATTATAATTAACCGATAGGATTCCCTTGTGGGCTTTTCAGGCCAACAAATTGTCAAGAAAATGGATGAAATAGTGTGATGTCGTATAAACAGAAAAATGGTTTGATTCATGAAATTGCCGAACACGGAAAGAAAGGGTATCACAGAGGATTACGCATGCGCAATTTGTTAAGTGGAATTTCATTTGGTTTCTATTTGACTGAATTTCGTTTAAACAGTTATCAAACTGGTCCAATTTTCtggaaaaaaattattattttattatttctctaggACATACATTTCCATATAATGGGGAGTCAATCAAGGTAAACATCACGGGGAAGTTACAACCTCTCTATGTAGATCCCTTTTCTTTACTGGATATGCTAATGTACTGTCAATCTTGTGGGGGGAGAAGATGCTTAGGAAgattaaaaatattacaaaacataATGATTTGGAGAGTAACCCCCTGTTCTCATGCTGCTGCTTAAGTGCAttatctgcttaaatttaagcagttgaTGTGTCCTCATGCAAATTTTTATTTAGGGGAATTGGATAAATTGGAATCTctccctattttagtggagcagctactgcttagaaattaaaaataagcTTTTTGAAAAAAAGGGGGGGGCTGAAAATAAGCAGCCACTGCTTATGGAGAAAAATGATATGTGGCTCCACAAATTTCTTTCCCTTCTTTTTATTTGCCTCCAATAATTTCTCCTAAATTTACTCCAAAAGTATTACATACAATTTTTCATCTAAAACTAAAATTTAAGCTTCAAAGATAAGCAGTAAAATTAAATATCCATGGGGCCACAAATAAGCTTACAGagcgataacataaaatcaaaatataatttatATGTTATGCTTGAAACTAAATCgaatatatttaattatatgtaAGTAAGAATCTTATGAGGGTCTACATATATTGATAATAATTTGACAACCACATTACTTTTCTTTAAATTTTCAATATCTTAATGTAATTTATCAAGTtcacataaaaaataaattaattcacaTATTAAGTCAAATAAAATTATATagatattttttttttacataaatttcatttatttcaatttaatGACCTATTCAATTATTACTCTTCAAACTAAACTCAAATGTGATTACTTACATATGCACTACAGTACAAGATGGAAAGTACAAGTTTTATTGAATCTCTACTAGGTTCCTCCTATTAAAATATTAATGATATAATTCTTTACAtactatatttatattataatgtttaatttatttcatttattttatattatagatgtaattatatttctttttaaaataaaaaaatgatatatttattTCCTTCATTACATCTTGGTTTTATTTATTTCTCTATCCTAAAGATGTTTCACTGGTATATTAAATCACATTGCATTTGCATGTTACATGTATAGTAACTATAGATCGAAGAGTTGAAAAAGGATTAGGCTTATTTTTCTCTTTAGTAAGAATTTTCTCTATATAATTTGAAAAATTAGTGTTTGAGTATGTTGAAGTATTTTAAATTTGTATAATTGAAAGACAACTATAAACAAGTCTAGTTCTATTTTAAAATGTTTAAAATCTTAAAATCTTCTTAATCCTCTTGCACAACATGGTAATTTGTGCTAGCTTTTATCTACTTGAAGATGGCATAAACACACTCAAACTTTTGGTTTCTCGCATTTAGACATTGTAAAAATGGGGCTAGGCTCAAATGaggtaactctctctctctctctctctctctctctctctctctctctctctctctctctctctctctctctctctctctctctctctctctcatttcaaTATAGAAATAATATGATCATATTATAATATGATGTCTAACCAATTTGGAAGACATTGTAAAAGATCACATTCTAAGGAAATTGGATAAGGATTATAGCCAATTTCTTGATCACAACCTTTCCATTAATGAACTTGAAAATGTTGTTTTCTCTATGGTAGCCAATAAATGTCTAGGAGTTGATAGACTTTTAGTAGAATTATATCAAACCATGTGgcaatatattaaatataaattttattttctctatttagAGGTTGTGGAGACTAGTACATTAGGGTCTATTATCAACAAAGGAATTTTTAAACTCATCTCGAAAGAAAAAAATGAGGACATGGTTTTAGGTTGATGGCCTATTACATTACTTAAAACTTCCTATAAAATTATTCCAAAAGCATTGGTTGCCATGATTAAACCAGTCATTAAAAAAATTGTTAGACCTAAATAAACCAGGACTCCTTGGTGGGAGATTTATTCTTGATAATCTCATCCTTGCATGAGGAACTATAGAATGGGGTTGACATTCAGGCCAAAATGCTATTCTTATGAAGCTAGATTTTGATAAAGCTTAGGATAGAATGCACTTGATTTttattctcaaaatattgcaatggTTGGGGTTTGGTTATAATTTGTGTAGACATGTTGAAATGATGTTTGTAGATGCCAATGCTTAGTTGATAATAAATATGGAATTGCTTAAACCCTTTCCTTTGCAATACTCTATTAGAGAAGGTTGTCCCTTATCTCCCTTTCTCTATGTACTAGCAGTTGATGCTCTGGGATATTTGTTACAAACATACAATCAATTGAAGAAGATCAAGGGTATTTCCATCCCCAATAATCTAGTTGTATTAAAATCCCATTTTGCTAATGATAACATGTTTTTTCTTGAAAATTATAAAGAAGAGACCTCTTATGATACATATGCTCTCAATATTTATTGTTTAGTTCCTAGGTCAAAGTTATCTCATCATAAAAAAAATTCTCATGATAAAATTAAATCGATTCCCTCCTTGGATTCCTAAAGATTGGAAGAAGATGAAACATGGTTATATCTCTCATATTTTTGGGTATTCCTTTTGTTTTGAGAATTTATTTCTCTGATGTGTGGAAATGATTTCTCAACAAGGTCAAATCAAAATTATACTCATGGGACAATAAATTATTATCTTTAGATGACAAGATCCAAGTGGTGAATCATATTATTTTGGCTTCACATGTTTATTACTCTTCTTGTTGGATGCCCTCAAAAAATGTTATAATGGCCTCATCAAACTTGTTCAATAATTTTCATGGTCTAATCAGAGAGGAAATGTTGAATTCAAGTACACTTCATGGCTTCATTATATCCAATCTAAAATAAAATGTGGGTTGGGTCTTTTCGATCCCCACTCCCAAGTGGTCTATTTGGATACTTAATTGATAATTAGATAGATCAATGGAAATGAACCTTGGAAATATTTATTAGTTGCTTTTGTTCCATGTCATCCAAGCCTCTACCAGAAATAAATAACAATATATCAAATGGTtagataaaattttaaatattggcCCTTGCTTTCTTATTAGAGCCTCCTTTCCTCTTCAGTATGTTTGGAAGGCTTGGCAACAAGTTtggaaattttttaattataaatttttttcaTTGCAACATGGCTTTAGTTTTAGTAACTCTTTGATTTGGTGGAACAAACTAATCTAACATCAATGGCAGCCTCTCATTGTTTCCTTACAAAGGCATGACTATTACCTTAATAAGAAAGGTGTCTACCATCTCAAATATTCGTGGGACTTTAATTATTTAGATAAGGCTCCATGGATAGTCATTGAAACTACCTTTGGGTTGAATAAAAAGTTTAAAGGGTTTCTCATCTTCATTAAATCATTGGTTTTCTTACAATGGAATTTTTTACTCCACTAGAATGTAACTTCTCAAAGGATTGGTGGTGGTTGTATACTAACCTATTTTGCCATTTTCCTTGGAATTTTTTTACTCAGGGCTCTTTCCTTCTTTGACATTAAATCCAAGATTGAAGAAAAACTGGAATTGCAAATTTTAGGAAAAGACTTGGAGAAGTTTGAATAATCAAATATGACATTCCAATgtagaggataatgcaaaaattttGGCTTTGAAAATTTTACATTTCAAACTACCAGCCAAAGACAAGTTGAAATGTTTGATGGTTCAACTAGATATATGTCTTTTTTTCCATCAAGATGAAAATCTTAAATAGTTTTTTTGTAATTATATTTGGGCTGAAAAAAATGGAATGCTATTTTTAATTATTTACCATCTAttttttttatcaagacttatgttggaaagaagttgttctAGGACTTAATCTTAAAAAAGGTATCATTTATGATTCTATTTGGCAAATTATATTATTCAACATTTAGGAAAGTAGACGAATGGTTATTTATTCTAGCCATAAGGTTCATTCGGAAGGACAGATTGTAAGGTTTTAATTTGATGTTATATTTCAAACTATTTTTTGGACTCTGAATTGAAAAGAAGGCCCAAATAACAATGGAAGATCAACAACTAGCTTGATAGGATTAAGTTCCAGCTACTACAACTACATAAAAGTTATTATTTTTGTTCTAAATAGGTTCATAAAATACTAAAATTTAGATTGTAACCTCATTAATGTTTCTTTAGTTATGCCTTAGATTACTTCTATGAAGTTTTTCTATGCTTATATACCTTATTGGAGCTATTTTAGTTTCATGTACTACTAAGTTTTTAGACAATTGCGTGTTGtccatattataattttttattcctTATtacttattttaatattaaaaaatagaatattgttattttaatatattaattatattgtCAAAATCAATTTCTCTAATATGGtaaatgcaaaaaacaaaaaattgaaatatgGTGGAGAAGAATAAAACGAGGAGAAGAGTTGATGAAATAAGAAGAGAAGGTTGTAATAATTTTTGACACAAGAAAATAAACTACAATTGTAGGAGAATAACAAACCACATACTATGAATGACAATAGATAGACATTTAACTTTTTTATATATTTCCCACGTAAGATAATGATTGGTTTAGAAAAGCCAAAATTTAGAGAGAAAAAAATCACAAATAAGACCAAATAAGAAATGGATTGAGAATGATCAATATGATTTCTAGTTGCATGGTGGCCATGGAGTGCCATGTACCTCAATTTTTGAATTAATAAAAGAATAGTATGGTCTATGAATGCTACAACCACATCCATCTCTTCAATATACAATCTATCACAACTAATTAGTGGTTGACTTGTgatgttaaataaataaatttgagataatacatggtGGAGTCCTATACGATTAGGGATCCTCACTTTGAGTAATTTaaaatttttgcttttttattttcttagtaaataataaaatattctcaTATTTCTCTTAAATAAAATATATAGAAGTTAATTATTGTGGTGCAATTAATTAACCAAGtttagacacttaaatttgactaattaagttaATCAAATTGACCTCCCTTGgtctaatatttattaaataatccatattatttaattaaatatagcatccattttggctaaattaatttaataaataaagacATGTCCAATGAATTGATtaaccttttaattaattaatcccccttaaATCCTTCTTctactaaataaaataatataattattccATTTAGTTTATGCCACATTTTTCCTCcctttatttgaatttaattaattcaaataagtTAATTGAGTCACGTGTCTCCTAACCTAAACCCCCATCTAACCCTTGTCCTAAGcctaacccatgggttctaaccaacACTATCAACCCAATCAACCTTATACCTTCTAACTTCCCCcctcacatgtgtgagcacattcCTTATTTTTCTAATATTTGGAAAAAATACTTAATTTGGGTGGTTGTTTCCCAAATAGACATGTGTTCTCCTTGAGGACACTTGTCTCTCTTTCTTGAGGCACAAGTGTGGAATCTCATTCGACAAGGAAACTTGAGGCTTGCCACTTATCCTCTTTTAGGGAAATACTCTCATTTTTTAATCCTCTCAAATCCCAGCCAAATTCTATTTAAACTCTCCATTTTCCAAGCAAATCATCCACTTTTGCACACTCATGCCATCTTAAAGCCAAAATAATCACTCACCTTGCATAATCCATCAACCTCACCTTTACATCATTCACCATGGAGAAAAATCAAGCATCTGTAACGTCATGAGAATGTCAAATAGAAGAAATCTCAAACTGAAGCAGAATTTGGTTTGGATTTATTTGGCATGTTTGCTTTGAAAGTTAATTTAGATTGAAATCATTAGTATTTTGCATGCAAATTGTCATCACACATTTTTTAGCACACCCGGTGCGACCCACGTCATGAgtcattttaattcttttttgttgtTTTGGTGCTTGGAGGAAAGAACACAATTTTGGAGGTCAATGTTTCAT contains:
- the LOC131876179 gene encoding LEAF RUST 10 DISEASE-RESISTANCE LOCUS RECEPTOR-LIKE PROTEIN KINASE-like 2.4, giving the protein MRNLWIDNLQQMESFSFHGCIYSLCHSSLYMRCWVRCRCLLSIVLPCIILFIFLFPVFLNNNSHSYPSYQTCSSPYACNHSVIKYPFNDCSHTTTKWRRNQTTVLDLPFMEGLCKGDTYRVVGRITKSSYTNRTIQVTCDQNLLDGCPATFNDVSFFDNEFYLSDKYIWGTVIICNREPAYSNLIQSIECLECRSRNDLCYFVPWNLATYYYPSQLSADYKSCGGQYSVVIPSNKSYNITHEKNLRELLHKGFEIKWDISDQCSSCETSGGICYHDYTISECICPDGPHKYNCSDGKLLDQKKGWMTSKFKAAIGVLSGIFIISTIILIYRRINRKKREQQEELDIEGFMDPLDSRPPSVENFLHAAIPTRYSYHQIKRYTNNFAVRLGQGGFGTVFKGELPNGCMVGVKILDKSKHSRIQFMNEVVTIGRIHHLHLVRLLGFCIEGSKRALIYEYMVNGSLEKYIHGDDQTLLNWKQLYSIAMGTARGIAYLHDECRNRILHCDIKPHNLLLDANFSPKVADFGLAKLTNREESHVSLTGARGTPGYAAPEVWSKTNGPVTDRSDVYSYGMLLMEMVGGRKNLDLKATRSSKVSYPEWAFKQVEMGEFQKLRGKTIDDDEEVIIAKKLSMLGLWCIQYDPSQRPSMNRVVQMLEGAVDIIIPPQPFPVDTPVQITEFVESSSSI